The Streptomyces sp. NBC_00224 genome has a window encoding:
- a CDS encoding maleylpyruvate isomerase family mycothiol-dependent enzyme produces MSAHQSSGNSLPPGLGDAIRGTAEDIALLLRGARDTSVPVPGLEWTLGETAAHLAQANQLMAEIAAGHGRGHGDGTPGSIAAANARALAEFGERAAEPLAAMIVAQSAAYLDAAGAADGGGAGPLVTPMGTMDLPTLGAYLLTHMLGHGYDIARAVGRPHMLDRRRVELTLPFMVAAMPRVVDAGAAAGCNARYTVRLWGGARFGVEFTEGAATVGERPPGRPDCTIHIEPVTFLLMALGRVEPRAAIARGRVLAWGRKPWLAPRFPTLFEAP; encoded by the coding sequence ATGAGCGCACACCAGTCGAGTGGGAACAGCCTGCCGCCGGGGCTCGGCGACGCGATACGCGGCACCGCCGAGGACATCGCCCTGCTGTTGCGCGGGGCCCGCGACACGAGCGTGCCCGTACCGGGTCTTGAGTGGACGCTGGGGGAGACGGCCGCGCACCTGGCGCAGGCCAACCAGCTGATGGCCGAGATCGCGGCGGGACACGGCCGCGGCCACGGGGACGGTACGCCCGGGAGCATCGCGGCGGCCAACGCGCGCGCCCTCGCCGAGTTCGGCGAACGGGCGGCCGAGCCGCTGGCCGCGATGATCGTGGCCCAGTCGGCGGCCTACCTCGACGCGGCCGGGGCGGCGGACGGGGGTGGAGCAGGGCCGCTGGTCACCCCGATGGGCACCATGGACCTGCCGACCCTGGGCGCGTATCTGCTCACGCACATGCTCGGCCACGGCTACGACATCGCCCGCGCGGTGGGCCGCCCGCACATGCTCGACCGGCGGCGCGTCGAGCTGACCCTGCCGTTCATGGTCGCGGCGATGCCACGGGTGGTGGACGCGGGTGCCGCGGCGGGTTGCAACGCGCGGTACACCGTCCGTCTGTGGGGCGGCGCGCGGTTCGGCGTGGAATTCACCGAGGGTGCGGCCACCGTCGGTGAACGGCCGCCGGGCCGCCCGGACTGCACCATCCACATCGAGCCCGTCACGTTCCTGCTGATGGCCCTCGGCCGCGTCGAGCCCCGCGCGGCCATCGCCCGTGGCCGCGTCCTGGCGTGGGGCCGCAAACCCTGGCTGGCACCGCGCTTTCCCACCTTGTTCGAGGCACCCTGA
- a CDS encoding alpha/beta hydrolase: MTTYRHRGLAIALSLAAATTALTATAVPAAQARSGSAEAPVLHWKPCADDGAATGRECALLPVPRDYADPHGPSLTIAVSRLRSETPDKRRGALLVIPGGPGGSGLQQLAEQGAALRKETGGAYDIVSLDPRGVGASTTASCELSDDDRMMVNLRSWPGPGGDISENIARSRRIAEACARNGGPELRSFTSRNEARDIDRFRRALGERKLSAYGVSYGTYVGAVYAQLFPQHTDRWVLDSSGDPDPARVERGWLANMAPAADIRFPDFAAWASDPAREAKGLRLAERAEDVRPLVIALAAKLDAEPRKTAKDGVLLTGNQLRQALQMALYSDGTFPMLAQLIKAAQDPKATPALPGPLAEPMSDQEAAAVVGVLCNDVSWPKSVPSYERAVAADRIRHPLTAGSPVNVLPCTFMKDAPAEKPVRLTDDGPSNILMVQGLRDPSTPYFGALKMREAWGDRARLVTVDHGGHGMYLDNGNACGDRAVTTFLTTGVRPQRDTYCAS; this comes from the coding sequence ATGACGACTTACCGCCACCGAGGCCTCGCGATCGCCCTCTCCCTCGCGGCCGCCACCACGGCCCTGACCGCCACCGCCGTACCGGCGGCCCAGGCTCGTTCCGGCAGCGCCGAGGCGCCCGTGCTCCACTGGAAGCCCTGCGCCGACGACGGCGCCGCGACCGGGCGGGAGTGTGCCCTGCTGCCCGTGCCGCGCGACTACGCCGATCCGCACGGCCCGAGCCTCACGATCGCCGTCTCCCGGCTGCGCAGCGAGACTCCGGACAAGCGGCGTGGGGCGCTCCTGGTGATTCCCGGCGGGCCGGGAGGATCGGGGCTCCAGCAGTTGGCCGAGCAGGGGGCCGCGCTGCGCAAGGAGACCGGCGGTGCCTACGACATCGTCAGTCTCGACCCGCGCGGCGTGGGCGCCAGCACCACGGCGAGCTGTGAACTCTCCGACGACGACCGCATGATGGTGAACCTCCGGTCGTGGCCCGGCCCCGGCGGCGACATCAGCGAGAACATCGCCAGGTCCCGCCGCATCGCCGAGGCCTGCGCGCGCAACGGCGGCCCGGAGCTGCGCAGCTTCACCTCCCGCAACGAGGCCCGTGACATCGACCGCTTCCGCCGGGCGCTCGGCGAGCGCAAGCTGTCGGCGTACGGCGTCTCGTACGGGACCTACGTGGGAGCGGTGTACGCGCAGTTGTTCCCGCAGCACACCGACCGCTGGGTGCTCGACAGCAGCGGCGACCCCGACCCGGCGCGCGTCGAGCGCGGCTGGCTGGCGAACATGGCACCGGCGGCCGACATCCGCTTCCCGGACTTCGCGGCCTGGGCCTCCGACCCGGCCCGGGAGGCCAAGGGCCTGCGGCTGGCCGAACGCGCCGAGGACGTACGGCCGTTGGTCATCGCCCTGGCGGCGAAGCTGGACGCGGAGCCGAGGAAGACGGCCAAGGACGGTGTCCTGCTCACCGGCAACCAGCTCCGCCAGGCGCTCCAGATGGCCCTCTACTCGGACGGCACCTTCCCCATGCTGGCGCAGCTCATCAAGGCGGCCCAGGACCCCAAGGCGACACCGGCCCTGCCCGGCCCGCTCGCCGAGCCGATGAGCGACCAGGAGGCCGCGGCCGTCGTGGGGGTGCTCTGCAACGACGTGAGCTGGCCGAAGTCGGTCCCCTCGTACGAGCGGGCCGTCGCGGCCGACCGGATCCGCCACCCGCTCACGGCGGGCAGCCCCGTCAACGTTCTGCCCTGCACCTTCATGAAGGACGCACCGGCCGAGAAGCCGGTCCGGCTCACCGACGACGGCCCGTCCAACATCCTGATGGTGCAGGGCCTGCGGGACCCCTCGACGCCGTACTTCGGCGCGCTGAAGATGCGTGAGGCGTGGGGCGACCGGGCCCGCCTGGTCACGGTCGACCACGGCGGCCACGGCATGTACCTGGACAACGGCAACGCGTGCGGCGACCGCGCGGTCACCACGTTCCTCACCACAGGCGTGCGTCCGCAGCGGGACACGTACTGCGCGAGCTGA
- a CDS encoding helix-turn-helix domain-containing protein, producing MPQDSSHGARAPHTHRVVVIVDENSNPFELGCVTEVFGLRRPELGRELYDFTLCAPEPHTLMRDGFFTLTGVAGLDAADTADTLIVPNRPDTDVPRRPAVLDAVRRAHARGARLVGMCSGAFTLAEAGVLDGRRATAHWQWADSFRARFPSVDLRPDVLFVDDGDILTSAGSAAALDLGLHLVRRDHGAEVANSVSRRLVFAAHRDGGQRQFVERPVPDAPDESLAPVLAWAQERLGEPLTVADIATRAAVSPATLHRRFRVQLGTTPLAWLTGERVALACRLIERGEPRLDVVARRSGLGTAANLRARLRRETGLSPSAYRRRFGPEPTLTPR from the coding sequence ATGCCGCAAGATTCCTCGCATGGGGCCCGCGCGCCTCACACCCACCGGGTCGTCGTGATCGTCGACGAGAACTCCAACCCCTTCGAGCTGGGCTGTGTCACCGAGGTGTTCGGCCTTCGCAGGCCCGAACTCGGCCGTGAGCTCTACGACTTCACCCTGTGTGCCCCCGAGCCGCACACTCTGATGCGGGACGGGTTCTTCACGCTCACGGGCGTCGCCGGACTGGACGCGGCCGACACCGCGGACACCCTGATCGTGCCCAACCGGCCGGACACCGACGTGCCCCGGCGCCCCGCGGTCCTCGACGCCGTCCGCCGTGCGCACGCGCGCGGCGCACGTCTGGTGGGGATGTGCAGCGGTGCCTTCACCCTGGCCGAGGCCGGGGTGCTCGACGGGCGCCGCGCCACCGCGCACTGGCAGTGGGCCGACTCGTTCCGGGCCCGCTTCCCCTCGGTCGATCTGCGGCCGGACGTGCTGTTCGTGGACGACGGTGACATCCTCACCTCGGCCGGCAGCGCCGCCGCCCTCGACCTGGGACTGCACCTGGTCCGCCGCGACCACGGCGCCGAGGTGGCCAACTCGGTGAGCCGAAGGCTGGTCTTCGCCGCCCACCGGGACGGCGGGCAGCGGCAGTTCGTGGAGCGGCCCGTCCCCGACGCCCCGGACGAGTCGCTGGCTCCGGTGCTCGCCTGGGCCCAGGAGCGGCTCGGCGAACCCCTCACCGTGGCCGACATCGCCACCCGCGCGGCCGTCAGCCCCGCCACCCTGCACCGCCGCTTCCGCGTCCAGCTCGGCACCACCCCGCTGGCCTGGCTCACCGGCGAGCGGGTCGCCCTCGCCTGCCGTCTCATCGAACGCGGCGAACCGCGGCTCGACGTGGTCGCCCGCCGCAGCGGCCTGGGCACCGCCGCGAACCTGCGCGCCCGGCTGCGCCGCGAGACGGGCCTGAGCCCCTCGGCGTACCGGAGGCGCTTCGGCCCGGAACCGACGCTCACGCCACGGTGA
- a CDS encoding cupin domain-containing protein has translation MSNEPIALNQALASFDALWSPRIVTRVNDYDVRVAKVEGEHVWHVHDHTDEFFLVLDGELDISLREAGGERTVTLATGSVFTVPRGTEHKPSSPSGASILVFEPSGTLTVGDRHDEVPAHVDATTGHAL, from the coding sequence ATGAGCAACGAACCCATCGCCCTGAACCAGGCCCTGGCCTCCTTCGACGCCCTGTGGAGCCCCCGCATCGTCACCCGCGTCAACGACTACGACGTACGCGTCGCCAAGGTCGAGGGCGAGCACGTCTGGCACGTCCACGACCACACCGACGAGTTCTTCCTGGTGCTCGACGGGGAGTTGGACATCTCCCTGCGGGAGGCCGGCGGCGAGCGGACCGTGACCCTTGCCACCGGCTCGGTCTTCACCGTGCCGCGCGGCACCGAGCACAAACCGTCCTCGCCGTCCGGTGCCTCGATCCTCGTGTTCGAGCCCAGTGGGACCCTCACGGTGGGCGACCGCCACGACGAGGTGCCCGCCCACGTCGACGCGACGACCGGGCACGCGCTCTGA
- a CDS encoding S8 family serine peptidase produces the protein MIPPISRRPRRFLVGAAALGAALTFAAPALASTQPVAPAAAAPAHAAAPVTARSAAWVAGTRAYLVITAPGDTSAVRSAVTANGGTVFSSFDAIGVIVAHSASGTFATTMRGVSGVQQVGATRTADVPADAYDPALPNNPAQSTTPAGEPVRWDMSQIKADQAWAVSTGSASVKVGILDTGVDDQHQDLAPNFDATDSVSCAYGKPDTRAGAWRDVDSHGTHVAGTIAAAKNSKGVVGVAPGVKIASVRLAEPTSTLFYAENTVCGLVWAGDHGFKVTNNSYYTDPWQFNCPDNVDQAAIIEGVRRAQEYAEGKGSLQVAAAGNSNYDLANKTTDTASPNDSTPTTRRITNACLDIPTELPGVVTVSAMGSGNVKASYSNFGNGVIDVAAPGGDGSNGVYSTLPGGKYGTKSGTSMASPHVVGVAALLASADPGITPAQLRDKLAVQANDVACPSDSRCTGTTAKNAFFGEGQVDALKAVGATVPPGKYFENTADVAVSDNTTVESPLTVTGVTGNAPAALKVGVNIVHTYIGDLKVDLVAPDGTVYTLHNHTGGSADDIHQTYTVDASARVANGTWKLRVNDNANGDTGRIDSWNLTF, from the coding sequence TTGATACCCCCCATATCCAGACGCCCCAGACGTTTCCTGGTCGGCGCCGCCGCCCTCGGAGCCGCGCTGACCTTCGCGGCTCCCGCCCTCGCGAGCACCCAGCCCGTCGCCCCGGCTGCCGCCGCCCCGGCCCACGCGGCCGCGCCGGTCACGGCCCGGAGCGCGGCCTGGGTCGCCGGCACCCGTGCCTACCTGGTCATCACCGCACCCGGTGACACCTCGGCGGTGCGCTCGGCCGTCACCGCCAACGGCGGCACGGTCTTCTCCTCCTTCGACGCGATCGGCGTCATCGTCGCCCACTCCGCCTCCGGCACCTTCGCCACCACCATGCGGGGCGTCAGCGGAGTCCAGCAGGTCGGCGCCACCCGCACCGCGGACGTCCCGGCCGACGCCTACGACCCGGCGCTGCCGAACAACCCCGCCCAGTCGACCACCCCCGCCGGCGAGCCGGTCCGCTGGGACATGAGCCAGATCAAGGCCGACCAGGCCTGGGCGGTCTCCACCGGATCCGCCTCGGTGAAGGTGGGTATCCTCGACACCGGCGTGGACGACCAGCACCAGGACCTCGCGCCCAACTTCGACGCCACCGACTCGGTCTCCTGCGCCTACGGCAAGCCGGACACCCGCGCCGGCGCCTGGCGGGACGTGGACAGCCACGGCACGCACGTCGCGGGCACCATCGCCGCCGCCAAGAACAGCAAGGGCGTCGTCGGCGTCGCACCGGGCGTGAAGATCGCCTCGGTCCGCCTCGCCGAGCCGACCTCGACGCTCTTCTACGCCGAGAACACCGTCTGCGGTCTGGTGTGGGCCGGTGACCACGGTTTCAAGGTCACCAACAACAGCTACTACACCGACCCGTGGCAGTTCAACTGCCCGGACAACGTCGACCAGGCCGCCATCATCGAGGGGGTGCGCCGCGCCCAGGAGTACGCCGAGGGCAAGGGCTCCCTCCAGGTCGCCGCCGCGGGCAACTCCAACTACGACCTGGCGAACAAGACGACCGACACCGCGAGCCCCAACGACTCGACGCCGACCACCCGCCGCATCACCAACGCCTGCCTCGACATCCCGACCGAACTGCCGGGCGTCGTCACGGTCTCGGCGATGGGCAGCGGCAATGTGAAGGCGTCGTACTCCAACTTCGGCAACGGGGTCATCGACGTCGCGGCCCCGGGCGGCGACGGCTCCAACGGTGTGTACTCCACCCTGCCGGGCGGCAAGTACGGCACCAAGAGCGGTACGTCGATGGCCTCCCCGCACGTCGTGGGTGTGGCCGCGCTCCTGGCGAGCGCCGACCCGGGCATCACCCCGGCGCAGCTGCGCGACAAGCTGGCCGTCCAGGCCAACGACGTCGCCTGCCCGTCGGACAGCCGGTGCACCGGCACCACCGCCAAGAACGCGTTCTTCGGCGAGGGCCAGGTGGACGCGCTCAAGGCGGTCGGCGCCACCGTCCCGCCGGGCAAGTACTTCGAGAACACGGCCGATGTCGCCGTCAGCGACAACACCACCGTGGAGAGCCCGCTGACGGTCACCGGCGTGACCGGCAACGCCCCGGCCGCGCTCAAGGTGGGCGTGAACATCGTGCACACCTACATCGGTGACCTGAAGGTCGACCTCGTCGCCCCCGACGGCACCGTGTACACCCTGCACAACCACACCGGCGGCAGCGCGGACGACATCCACCAGACGTACACCGTCGACGCCTCCGCGCGGGTGGCCAACGGCACCTGGAAGCTCCGTGTGAACGACAACGCCAACGGGGACACCGGCCGCATCGACAGCTGGAACCTCACGTTCTGA
- a CDS encoding glycosyltransferase yields the protein MRILIATAGSVGDVAPYTGLGVRLQQAGHDVAIATHEGFEQVVRGAGLGFRPLPADPRAVLASEGGQRLLDARTRARTVVELVRIGRSLMPELGAALLDAAARGTDLVLSAATTAPLARVAAEALDVPSMGVFLQPLAPTGDFPPVATGARSMGRYGNRLGGAAVQLATDRIFAPAARALREELGLAARGQAAQRRLDARTKWPVLHGFSPTVVPRPADWRPGLDVSGYWWPHPRPGWRPDPRLTDFLSSGPPPVFVGFGSLVVADSERLGALTRDALRRAGVRGVVQAGWTGLSVSDDDVLTVGEVPHHWLFPRMAAVVHHAGAGTTAAGLRAGVPAVPVPAQLDAGFWSSRLTALGVSPGPVPLRSLSAHRLAAALRQAVEQPAFRDRARVLAARIHAEDGAADVVAAVGQLAGAER from the coding sequence ATGCGCATCCTGATCGCGACGGCCGGGTCGGTCGGTGACGTGGCGCCGTACACCGGTCTCGGCGTACGGCTCCAACAGGCGGGCCACGACGTGGCGATCGCCACGCACGAGGGTTTCGAGCAGGTGGTGCGAGGGGCCGGGCTCGGCTTCCGTCCGCTGCCGGCCGACCCCCGCGCGGTACTCGCCTCCGAGGGCGGGCAGCGGCTGCTGGACGCACGGACCAGGGCACGAACAGTCGTGGAGCTCGTACGCATCGGACGCTCACTGATGCCCGAGCTCGGCGCGGCCCTGCTGGACGCGGCGGCGCGCGGCACCGACCTGGTCCTTTCGGCGGCTACCACCGCCCCGTTGGCCCGGGTCGCGGCGGAGGCCCTCGACGTACCCAGCATGGGTGTGTTCCTGCAACCGCTCGCGCCCACCGGCGACTTCCCGCCCGTGGCCACGGGAGCGCGCTCGATGGGCCGGTACGGCAACCGCCTCGGCGGCGCGGCCGTCCAGCTCGCCACCGACCGTATCTTCGCGCCCGCCGCCCGCGCCCTGCGCGAGGAGCTGGGACTCGCCGCCCGCGGCCAGGCGGCCCAGCGACGGCTCGACGCACGCACCAAGTGGCCCGTGCTGCACGGGTTCTCCCCCACTGTGGTCCCGCGCCCGGCGGACTGGCGGCCGGGGCTCGACGTATCGGGTTACTGGTGGCCGCACCCGCGGCCCGGCTGGCGGCCGGACCCACGGCTCACCGACTTCCTGAGCAGCGGTCCGCCGCCGGTGTTCGTGGGGTTCGGCAGTCTGGTCGTCGCCGATTCGGAGCGGCTCGGGGCGCTGACGCGTGACGCCTTGCGGCGGGCGGGAGTCAGGGGCGTGGTCCAGGCGGGCTGGACGGGGCTGTCGGTCAGCGACGACGACGTGCTCACGGTGGGCGAGGTGCCCCACCACTGGCTGTTTCCGCGGATGGCGGCGGTGGTTCACCACGCGGGCGCCGGAACCACGGCCGCCGGGCTGCGGGCGGGGGTACCGGCGGTACCGGTGCCCGCGCAACTGGACGCGGGATTCTGGTCGTCACGGCTGACCGCGCTGGGTGTCAGCCCCGGTCCCGTACCCCTGCGCTCGCTCAGTGCGCACCGGCTGGCGGCGGCGCTGCGGCAGGCCGTCGAACAACCGGCCTTCCGGGACCGGGCCCGGGTGCTCGCCGCCCGTATCCACGCCGAGGACGGCGCCGCGGACGTGGTGGCGGCCGTGGGGCAGCTGGCGGGGGCGGAACGGTAG
- a CDS encoding endonuclease/exonuclease/phosphatase family protein, producing the protein MTAAPTSSAAAAPQTLTVLTYNIHHGVGADDALALDRVARVVKDSGADIVGLQEVDRHYDARSNFVDQAGWLAQRLGMHVVYGANLSLDPPRSGAPRRQYGTAILSRYPVVEAHNARLPRPRQGEQRGLLEADINVDGTAVRVLTTHLEHTSQSERLAQADAINSVIEDSNRPTVLVGDLNATPGAREVGVLTRHLGDAWRAAGEGAGYTFDARDPHKRIDYVLTSSGLTVRQAEVIDSDASDHLPVSVDVTLP; encoded by the coding sequence ATGACCGCCGCACCGACGTCCTCGGCGGCGGCCGCACCTCAGACCCTGACCGTGCTGACCTACAACATCCACCACGGCGTGGGCGCCGACGACGCCCTCGCCCTCGACCGGGTGGCCCGCGTGGTGAAGGACAGCGGCGCCGACATCGTCGGCCTCCAGGAGGTCGACCGGCACTACGACGCGCGCAGCAACTTCGTGGACCAGGCGGGCTGGCTCGCCCAACGCCTCGGCATGCACGTGGTCTACGGGGCCAACCTCAGCCTCGACCCGCCGCGGTCCGGGGCGCCCCGGCGCCAGTACGGGACGGCGATCCTGTCGCGCTACCCGGTCGTCGAGGCCCACAACGCACGGCTGCCCCGCCCGCGCCAGGGCGAGCAACGCGGCCTGCTGGAGGCGGACATCAACGTGGACGGCACGGCGGTGCGCGTCCTGACCACCCACCTGGAGCACACCTCGCAGAGCGAGCGGCTCGCCCAGGCCGATGCGATCAACAGCGTCATCGAGGACTCCAACCGTCCCACCGTGCTGGTGGGCGACCTCAACGCCACTCCGGGCGCCCGCGAGGTCGGCGTACTGACCAGGCACCTCGGCGACGCGTGGCGCGCGGCTGGGGAGGGGGCGGGATACACCTTCGACGCCCGCGACCCGCACAAGCGCATCGACTACGTACTCACCTCGTCCGGCCTCACCGTCCGGCAGGCGGAGGTCATCGACAGCGATGCCTCCGACCACCTGCCGGTCAGCGTCGACGTCACCCTCCCCTAG
- a CDS encoding RimK family alpha-L-glutamate ligase — protein sequence MGAARVAVVTSAAGIEYDVDLPLIVDALRADGLAAEAVAWDADAVEWSGFDRAVIRSTWDYSGRLDEFLAWAEKAGRATRLWNPVPVVRWNSDKRYLPELAGRGVAVVPTRVIDPGGRCEEADFDLPTGAVVKPAVSAGARDTARYEPGRHADAVRHARMLLDQGRSAMVQPYLPLVEEGERALVFLSTGEGGLTFSHAIRKQPVLTEPNVIDNFRDAHPGIAPYDPTGEEIRTALDALAAVPSPDALLFARVDLALDDSRTPVVMELELIEPNLFLQSDPRALERFASAVAAVG from the coding sequence ATGGGTGCTGCCAGGGTCGCGGTCGTGACGAGCGCCGCCGGTATCGAGTACGACGTGGACCTCCCCCTGATCGTCGACGCGCTGCGCGCCGACGGCCTGGCCGCGGAGGCGGTGGCCTGGGACGCGGACGCCGTGGAGTGGAGCGGATTCGACCGGGCGGTGATCCGCTCGACCTGGGACTACTCGGGACGGCTCGACGAGTTCCTCGCGTGGGCCGAGAAGGCGGGGCGCGCCACCCGGCTGTGGAATCCGGTGCCGGTGGTGCGCTGGAACAGCGACAAACGCTATCTGCCGGAACTCGCCGGGCGCGGCGTCGCCGTCGTGCCGACGCGGGTCATCGACCCGGGCGGTCGGTGCGAGGAAGCCGACTTCGATCTGCCCACCGGCGCGGTGGTCAAGCCCGCGGTGTCCGCCGGTGCCCGGGACACCGCACGGTACGAGCCCGGCCGGCACGCGGATGCCGTACGCCACGCCCGGATGCTCCTCGACCAGGGCCGCAGCGCGATGGTCCAGCCCTACCTCCCGCTGGTGGAGGAGGGCGAACGCGCGCTGGTCTTCCTCTCCACCGGCGAGGGCGGGCTGACGTTCAGTCACGCCATCCGCAAGCAGCCCGTGCTGACCGAGCCCAATGTGATCGACAACTTCAGGGACGCGCACCCGGGCATCGCTCCCTACGACCCGACCGGGGAGGAGATCCGTACCGCGCTCGACGCGCTCGCGGCGGTTCCGTCACCCGACGCCCTGCTGTTCGCGCGGGTGGACCTCGCGCTGGACGACAGCAGGACGCCGGTGGTGATGGAGCTGGAGCTCATCGAGCCGAATCTGTTCCTACAGAGCGATCCGCGCGCACTGGAGCGGTTCGCGTCCGCCGTGGCCGCCGTGGGATAG
- a CDS encoding glycoside hydrolase yields MRSISSTRSRTRSRTHSKPRGRAAAHGLAVTLALAALAGCTTAAGAEVSATGTGDGKVTVPVRGGTAVIDTASLAVRAHPESGGDLELSAPAATDLGRPGPVTEIRGGARWTYPAKKLTVTAVAERGRLRVSMAAGRDGEVRWPVTGTDASASDLQLPRGEGLNIPVRDAFWSAPERGLTGEPMDLGTGALTMPMWGYTYGRRGASYLVPTDIGTSLGFASDRGRLRGTATHSFDGAEDTRSYTVTFALTDGNPVAPAVDYRDWLSEHGRLGSLRDKIRANPADGKLLGAFHAYLWGDARTPQGMAELHKLGVSRMWLGYDAGTDPMSARAVGAAKKNGYLVGPYDSFANGQDPATADSPSSAWPGRVYPDYCVIDAKGKPETGFGNRGCYLSSQAFEQSEPAKHYLAERTRHMVANGADSYFLDVDAAGDLFRDHSPDHKMTKAEDRAHRLARMKRLQDGGLVLGSESAGAWANQVVAFNHGSATPVGNGLWALQRNKEVWGGYAPEKAPKTFFKPVDLPADLAREMYDPKYRIPLYETALHGSLVNVERWELSFGKLPQQKQDRAMLAMLYNVPLNYVLDGPTLKHDGPELAALQKYFAPLHEKAGTQRLTSFRWLTADRAVQRTVFGDGVLTVTANFGATASHDVPAGCVSAKLKGDRQPRLLCPKKVVR; encoded by the coding sequence ATGAGATCAATTTCCTCGACCCGCAGCCGGACCCGCAGCCGAACTCACAGCAAGCCCCGGGGCCGTGCCGCCGCCCACGGGCTCGCCGTCACCCTCGCCCTCGCCGCGCTCGCCGGGTGCACCACGGCGGCCGGCGCCGAAGTCTCCGCCACCGGTACCGGGGACGGCAAGGTCACCGTTCCGGTCCGGGGCGGCACCGCCGTCATCGACACCGCGTCACTCGCCGTACGGGCGCACCCGGAGTCCGGGGGAGACCTGGAGCTGTCCGCCCCGGCCGCGACCGACCTCGGCCGACCGGGCCCGGTCACCGAGATACGAGGGGGAGCCCGCTGGACGTATCCCGCGAAGAAGTTGACGGTCACGGCCGTCGCGGAGCGCGGGCGGCTGCGTGTGAGCATGGCCGCGGGGCGCGACGGGGAGGTGCGGTGGCCGGTCACCGGCACCGACGCGTCCGCCTCCGACCTCCAGCTCCCGCGTGGCGAGGGCCTCAACATCCCCGTGCGCGACGCCTTCTGGAGCGCGCCCGAGCGCGGACTCACCGGTGAGCCGATGGACCTGGGCACCGGCGCTCTCACCATGCCGATGTGGGGCTATACGTACGGCAGGCGCGGCGCGAGCTATCTCGTCCCCACCGACATCGGCACCTCGCTCGGGTTCGCCTCCGACCGGGGCCGGCTGCGCGGCACGGCCACCCACTCCTTCGACGGCGCCGAGGACACCCGCTCGTACACCGTCACCTTCGCCCTCACCGACGGGAACCCGGTCGCCCCCGCCGTCGACTACCGCGACTGGCTCTCCGAGCACGGCCGGCTCGGCAGCCTGCGCGACAAGATCAGGGCCAACCCGGCCGACGGCAAGCTGCTCGGCGCCTTCCACGCCTATCTGTGGGGCGACGCGCGGACGCCGCAGGGCATGGCGGAGCTGCACAAGCTGGGCGTGAGCCGGATGTGGCTCGGCTACGACGCCGGAACCGATCCGATGAGCGCCCGGGCCGTCGGCGCGGCGAAGAAGAACGGCTACCTCGTCGGCCCGTACGACTCGTTCGCCAACGGGCAGGACCCCGCCACCGCCGACTCGCCGAGCTCGGCGTGGCCCGGCCGCGTCTACCCCGACTACTGCGTGATCGACGCGAAGGGCAAGCCGGAGACCGGATTCGGCAACCGGGGCTGCTACCTCAGCTCGCAGGCGTTCGAGCAGTCCGAGCCGGCCAAGCACTACCTCGCCGAGCGTACGCGCCACATGGTGGCCAACGGCGCCGACAGCTACTTCCTCGACGTCGACGCGGCCGGGGACCTCTTCCGGGACCACAGCCCCGACCACAAGATGACCAAGGCCGAGGACCGGGCCCACCGCCTCGCCCGGATGAAGCGCCTCCAGGACGGCGGGCTCGTCCTCGGCTCCGAGTCGGCCGGAGCGTGGGCCAACCAGGTCGTCGCCTTCAACCACGGGTCGGCGACCCCCGTCGGCAACGGCCTGTGGGCGCTGCAGCGCAACAAGGAGGTGTGGGGCGGATACGCCCCGGAGAAGGCGCCGAAGACCTTCTTCAAGCCGGTCGACCTGCCCGCCGACCTCGCCCGGGAGATGTACGACCCCAAGTACCGCATCCCGCTGTACGAGACCGCCCTGCACGGCTCACTGGTCAACGTCGAGCGCTGGGAGCTGTCGTTCGGCAAGCTGCCGCAGCAGAAGCAGGACCGCGCGATGCTGGCGATGCTGTACAACGTCCCGCTGAACTACGTCCTCGACGGGCCGACCCTGAAGCACGACGGGCCCGAACTGGCGGCTCTGCAGAAGTACTTCGCCCCGCTCCACGAGAAGGCGGGCACCCAGCGGCTGACGTCCTTCCGCTGGCTGACCGCCGACCGTGCCGTGCAGCGCACCGTCTTCGGCGACGGAGTGCTGACCGTCACCGCCAACTTCGGGGCCACCGCATCGCACGATGTCCCGGCCGGATGCGTGAGCGCGAAGCTCAAGGGCGACCGGCAGCCGAGGCTGCTGTGCCCGAAGAAGGTGGTGCGCTGA